From a single Streptomyces sp. 1331.2 genomic region:
- a CDS encoding non-ribosomal peptide synthetase has product MSEHAELPAGTAAADHGLGPLQRAYLVGDQDGLELRGPARYYLACELPVSAVDSLQQRLDRLVRENPILRTRVGADLTRTPVTEEPVVPVTVLDATEAAFDTVDGAVRDEFRSDTLEFDAWPQLKVTAVRSGGRARLHLVYALWLMDAASLARFLRALAGEGIDGEPADSVPSDSVPADAEAGAAQPVGRRRRERDERYWRAVAPTLPETVEAPLRPDWRHVGRAVTHRMLHLDRPTAEAVTRRAQQHGLTVPMVLLTVYGALLGSVGGGRPHTVTLVRSQQDPAAGDGRLGNHGTPLPVAVPALEGRDFVSLAREVQGRVLEQSLHSSLSGPEIARLADPAGDRRRLLYPFAFTATELDTPGEAALGLQRDWDTLQLRVPQVLVDHQVGVDRDGTIRLGFDWRTDAFDEGFLDDFVDQYARAVERLAADGADWTLPEEPALPAAVRPERPRPALHGDATLQQRVLATVDRTPDAPAVRDADGVLTYAELADAAAEVAQRLTAAGAVVGDHVAIHLPRGRGQVVGILGALLAGCVYVPLDWSLPPGRLDRITRQARLRFAVTAGEPKTADERKTAEGWQQRGVEPIAVPTQAEAAARGGRRLPERGAPDVAYVIFTSGSTGEPKGVVIRHHAVLNTVDAVNDLVKLGPSDSVLSVSSIGFDLSVWDVFGPLLVGGAVVMLPEDTARTPSAWTRTVTEHAVTVWNSAPALAALLAEEGAALPSIRSYLLSGDWIPLNLPAGLERLSPGAEVTSLGGATEGSIWSIHHRITPADCTGRSIPYGKPLAGQDILVLDPRRGVCPDWHIGEIHIAGDGVADGYLNDPERTAEAFLDDPQHGWIYLTGDRGRRGPDGVVEFLGRADTQVKVNGYRVELGEIEAQLNAMEHVGRSAVCVPPDGGGVLAYVTLAADAPADWRERSLAALRDQLPSYMVPFALVDLDEIPLTANGKVDHRRLRSAAPPPAAPAAAAAPLDRGPHAQEVAACWTELLGRPPGTEGFFESGGSSLDAIRLLSMLRGRFGYDIAFGRFLADPTVTGLARLCRTGRGSASEAVWSFTPRPVAEPRGRVLVFPPVGGGVACYAGLVRSLPGDLDVHLLGFDRPFDPDAAPTLAAAAQQCLRHLEARIEDPEVPCVLVGWSFGGALAAEAARASSYPVTRVVVLDTPVSEAARRCADSDPAMVAEFVEDIRRAGGVVASEGDVAGDPALHRRFEVYRQNMLLLRDWQPGRVPVPLVQFRAAERPAEPDPQAWREWAPTVRTVALTGGHFDVFEPENVRRVQDEIEGGWQ; this is encoded by the coding sequence GTGTCCGAACACGCCGAGCTGCCGGCCGGGACGGCGGCGGCGGACCACGGGCTCGGCCCGCTCCAGCGCGCCTACCTGGTCGGCGACCAGGACGGGCTCGAACTGCGCGGCCCGGCCCGGTACTACCTCGCCTGCGAGCTGCCGGTGTCCGCCGTGGACTCCCTCCAGCAGCGCCTGGACCGGCTGGTGCGGGAGAACCCGATCCTGCGCACCCGGGTCGGGGCCGACCTGACCCGGACGCCGGTCACCGAGGAGCCCGTCGTCCCGGTCACCGTGCTGGACGCGACGGAGGCCGCCTTCGACACCGTCGACGGCGCGGTCCGGGACGAATTCCGCTCGGACACCCTGGAGTTCGACGCCTGGCCCCAGCTGAAGGTCACCGCGGTGCGCTCCGGAGGGCGGGCCCGGCTCCACCTCGTCTACGCGCTGTGGCTGATGGACGCCGCCTCCCTCGCCCGCTTCCTGCGGGCGCTGGCCGGCGAAGGCATCGACGGCGAGCCGGCCGACTCCGTACCGTCCGACTCCGTACCGGCCGACGCCGAGGCCGGAGCCGCCCAGCCGGTCGGCCGGCGGCGGCGGGAGCGGGACGAACGGTACTGGCGCGCCGTGGCGCCGACGCTGCCGGAGACCGTCGAGGCACCGCTGCGCCCCGACTGGCGGCACGTCGGCCGGGCCGTGACCCACCGGATGCTGCACCTCGACCGCCCCACCGCCGAGGCCGTCACCCGGCGGGCCCAGCAACACGGCCTGACCGTGCCGATGGTGCTCCTCACGGTGTACGGGGCGCTGCTCGGCAGCGTCGGCGGCGGCCGGCCGCACACCGTCACCCTGGTGCGCTCCCAGCAGGACCCGGCCGCGGGCGACGGGCGGCTCGGCAACCACGGAACCCCCCTCCCGGTGGCGGTACCGGCGCTGGAGGGACGCGACTTCGTCTCGCTCGCACGGGAGGTGCAGGGCCGCGTCCTGGAGCAGTCGTTGCACTCCTCGCTCAGCGGCCCCGAGATCGCCCGGCTGGCCGACCCGGCCGGCGACCGGCGTCGGCTGCTGTACCCGTTCGCGTTCACCGCGACCGAACTGGACACGCCGGGCGAGGCCGCGCTCGGCCTGCAACGGGACTGGGACACCCTGCAACTGCGGGTGCCGCAGGTCCTGGTGGACCACCAGGTCGGCGTGGACCGGGACGGCACCATCCGGCTCGGCTTCGACTGGCGCACCGACGCCTTCGACGAGGGCTTCCTCGACGACTTCGTGGACCAGTACGCCCGGGCCGTCGAGCGGCTGGCGGCCGACGGGGCCGACTGGACCCTCCCGGAGGAGCCCGCCCTCCCGGCGGCCGTCCGCCCCGAGCGCCCCCGCCCCGCGCTGCACGGCGACGCGACGCTGCAGCAGCGCGTGCTGGCGACCGTCGACCGGACCCCCGACGCGCCGGCCGTCCGGGACGCCGACGGCGTGCTGACCTACGCCGAACTGGCCGACGCCGCCGCCGAGGTGGCGCAGCGGCTGACGGCCGCGGGCGCCGTCGTCGGCGACCACGTCGCGATCCACCTGCCGCGCGGCCGCGGCCAGGTGGTGGGGATCCTCGGCGCCCTGCTCGCCGGCTGCGTGTACGTCCCGCTGGACTGGAGCCTGCCCCCGGGCCGGCTCGACCGGATCACCCGCCAGGCCCGGCTGCGCTTTGCCGTGACCGCCGGCGAACCGAAGACCGCCGACGAACGGAAGACCGCCGAGGGCTGGCAGCAGCGCGGCGTCGAGCCGATCGCCGTGCCCACCCAGGCGGAGGCCGCGGCCCGCGGCGGGCGCCGGCTGCCGGAGCGCGGTGCGCCGGACGTCGCCTACGTGATCTTCACCTCCGGCTCGACCGGGGAGCCGAAGGGCGTGGTCATCCGCCACCACGCGGTGCTGAACACCGTCGACGCCGTCAACGACCTGGTCAAGCTCGGGCCGTCCGACAGCGTGCTCTCGGTGTCCTCGATCGGCTTCGACCTGTCGGTGTGGGACGTCTTCGGCCCGCTGCTCGTCGGCGGCGCGGTGGTCATGCTGCCGGAGGACACCGCGCGCACCCCGTCGGCCTGGACCAGGACCGTCACGGAGCACGCGGTGACGGTCTGGAACTCGGCCCCGGCGCTGGCCGCCCTGCTCGCCGAGGAGGGCGCCGCACTGCCGTCGATCCGCTCCTACCTGCTGAGCGGCGACTGGATCCCGCTGAACCTCCCCGCCGGGCTGGAGCGGCTGTCCCCCGGGGCGGAGGTGACCAGCCTGGGCGGCGCGACCGAGGGCTCGATCTGGTCGATCCACCACCGGATCACGCCCGCCGACTGCACCGGCCGGTCGATCCCGTACGGGAAGCCGCTGGCCGGCCAGGACATCCTGGTGCTGGACCCCCGGCGCGGGGTCTGCCCGGACTGGCACATCGGCGAGATCCACATCGCGGGCGACGGCGTCGCCGACGGGTACCTGAACGACCCGGAGCGCACCGCGGAGGCCTTCCTCGACGACCCGCAGCACGGGTGGATCTACCTCACCGGCGACCGCGGCCGTCGCGGCCCGGACGGCGTGGTGGAGTTCCTCGGCCGGGCCGACACCCAGGTCAAGGTCAACGGCTACCGGGTCGAGCTGGGCGAGATCGAGGCGCAGCTCAACGCCATGGAACACGTGGGCCGCAGCGCCGTCTGCGTCCCGCCGGACGGCGGCGGCGTGCTCGCCTACGTCACGCTCGCCGCCGACGCCCCCGCCGACTGGCGCGAGCGCAGCCTCGCCGCGCTGCGCGACCAACTTCCCTCCTACATGGTGCCGTTCGCACTCGTCGACCTGGACGAGATCCCGCTGACCGCCAACGGCAAGGTCGACCACCGCCGGCTGCGCTCCGCGGCCCCGCCGCCCGCCGCGCCGGCCGCGGCCGCCGCGCCGCTCGACCGGGGCCCGCACGCCCAGGAGGTGGCGGCCTGCTGGACCGAACTGCTGGGCCGCCCGCCCGGCACGGAGGGGTTCTTCGAGTCCGGCGGCTCCTCGCTCGACGCGATCCGGCTGCTGTCGATGCTGCGCGGCAGGTTCGGGTACGACATCGCCTTCGGTCGCTTCCTCGCCGACCCGACGGTGACCGGACTGGCGCGGCTGTGCCGGACCGGGCGCGGCTCGGCGAGCGAGGCGGTGTGGAGCTTCACCCCGCGCCCGGTGGCCGAGCCGCGCGGCCGGGTGCTCGTCTTCCCGCCGGTCGGCGGGGGCGTCGCCTGCTACGCCGGACTGGTCCGCAGCCTGCCGGGCGACCTCGACGTCCACCTGCTCGGCTTCGACCGGCCCTTCGATCCCGACGCGGCCCCGACGCTGGCGGCGGCCGCCCAGCAGTGCCTGCGGCACCTGGAGGCCCGGATCGAGGACCCGGAGGTGCCGTGCGTGTTGGTCGGCTGGTCCTTCGGCGGTGCGCTCGCCGCCGAGGCCGCGCGGGCCTCCTCGTACCCGGTCACCCGGGTCGTCGTGCTCGACACCCCGGTGTCGGAGGCGGCGCGCCGCTGCGCGGACTCCGACCCGGCGATGGTGGCCGAGTTCGTGGAGGACATCCGGCGGGCGGGCGGCGTGGTGGCGTCGGAAGGCGACGTGGCCGGCGACCCGGCGCTGCACCGCAGGTTCGAGGTGTACCGGCAGAACATGCTGCTGCTGCGCGACTGGCAGCCGGGCCGGGTGCCGGTCCCGCTCGTCCAGTTCCGGGCCGCCGAACGGCCGGCCGAGCCGGACCCGCAGGCCTGGCGGGAGTGGGCGCCGACGGTGCGCACCGTCGCGCTGACGGGCGGGCACTTCGACGTGTTCGAGCCGGAGAACGTACGGCGGGTCCAGGACGAGATCGAGGGCGGATGGCAGTGA
- a CDS encoding acyl carrier protein has product MTGTIVDQLARQGYRIAPEEYEADLVGAGVNSVNLVRLLSVLEEEFDVEFAVAELFREPVTVARLAAEIHAQIGEPIDAEADAQTDAQRAVRR; this is encoded by the coding sequence GTGACCGGCACGATCGTGGACCAACTGGCGCGGCAGGGCTACCGGATCGCTCCCGAGGAGTACGAGGCGGACCTGGTCGGCGCCGGGGTCAACTCGGTGAACCTGGTCCGGCTGCTATCCGTCCTGGAGGAGGAGTTCGACGTCGAGTTCGCCGTCGCCGAGCTCTTCCGCGAGCCGGTGACGGTCGCCCGCCTCGCCGCGGAGATCCACGCGCAGATCGGCGAGCCGATCGACGCGGAGGCCGACGCGCAGACCGACGCGCAGCGGGCGGTGCGCAGGTGA
- a CDS encoding acyl-CoA dehydrogenase family protein encodes MTAIRPLRLLVERAGEIAELAGRQAEKAEAARTPDLDVVTALVAAGAARHFVPASFGGSGGTFAELKQAAVVLGASCPATAWCTVVAGLMTRTAAHLPPAGQQRLWADGPDTLIAGGVTPRGSAVPVAGGRLLSGAWPLVSSSERADWILLFALAGNDSAAAGEGATAGGAAAGPLVCLVPRAEVRIERTWDDVGMQATGSHTVVVEEVFVPEELTFPVAVLADLDAPQPGPDGRAVPLQAVNTFLFCLPMLGAARGALRHWQELTSAKLQARPAGYDPVVAHLADVLARSSAEIDAADLLLDRIAQLIDTAPAVTRAQVARNQRDCAFAAELLVGAVDRLMRASGAAGHSTGSVLQRLWRDIHTAGSHATLQFGPAAAGYARTELTGGRTPRA; translated from the coding sequence GTGACCGCCATCCGTCCCCTGCGGCTGCTGGTCGAACGAGCCGGAGAGATCGCCGAGTTGGCCGGCCGTCAGGCCGAGAAGGCCGAGGCCGCCCGCACCCCGGACCTCGACGTCGTCACCGCGCTCGTCGCGGCCGGGGCCGCCCGCCACTTCGTACCGGCCTCCTTCGGCGGCTCCGGCGGGACCTTCGCGGAGCTGAAGCAGGCGGCCGTCGTCCTCGGCGCGTCCTGCCCGGCGACCGCCTGGTGCACGGTCGTGGCCGGGCTGATGACCCGCACCGCGGCCCACCTGCCGCCCGCCGGGCAGCAGCGGCTCTGGGCGGACGGGCCGGACACCCTGATCGCGGGCGGGGTGACGCCCCGGGGCAGCGCCGTCCCGGTGGCGGGCGGCCGGCTGCTGTCGGGCGCCTGGCCGCTGGTCTCCTCCTCGGAACGGGCCGACTGGATCCTGCTGTTCGCCCTCGCGGGGAACGACAGCGCCGCCGCAGGGGAGGGAGCCACCGCGGGCGGGGCCGCCGCCGGGCCGCTGGTGTGCCTGGTGCCGCGCGCCGAGGTCCGCATCGAGCGGACCTGGGACGACGTCGGGATGCAGGCGACCGGCAGCCACACGGTGGTCGTCGAGGAGGTCTTCGTCCCGGAGGAGCTGACCTTCCCGGTCGCCGTCCTCGCCGACCTGGACGCCCCGCAGCCGGGCCCGGACGGCCGTGCGGTGCCGCTGCAAGCCGTGAACACCTTCCTGTTCTGCCTGCCGATGCTCGGCGCCGCCCGCGGCGCACTGCGGCACTGGCAGGAGCTCACCTCGGCCAAGCTGCAGGCCCGCCCGGCCGGTTACGACCCGGTGGTCGCCCACCTCGCGGACGTGCTCGCGCGCAGCTCCGCCGAGATCGACGCAGCCGACCTGCTGCTGGACCGCATCGCGCAGCTGATCGACACCGCGCCGGCCGTCACCCGCGCCCAGGTGGCGCGCAACCAGCGGGACTGCGCCTTCGCGGCCGAACTGCTGGTCGGCGCGGTGGACCGGCTGATGCGGGCCTCCGGCGCCGCAGGCCACAGCACCGGGTCCGTCCTGCAGCGGCTGTGGCGCGACATCCACACCGCGGGCTCCCACGCGACGCTCCAGTTCGGCCCGGCCGCGGCCGGCTACGCCCGGACGGAGCTCACCGGCGGCCGGACGCCGAGGGCCTGA
- a CDS encoding TauD/TfdA family dioxygenase has translation MDPTTDMRLAAADARCGRAAPSPYLEKLQRHGFVVLEPEGPDQMSLEDIMAPLGEGAAYGFGSQLIQEQRPGTDNSQFRTGAIPMHVDGHLNANKVSYIGLECLEAPYEGGETLVAGSAAFFAAAPADLVETLRGLEIEYWSRVSGFYVERPDGNPVVAPVQVDPVTGGDALWVGLDYPPDPERNFGAAVRGYTPEQSTALFEVLDRWLTAPEVMYPHRWQAGQVLVMDNRRVVHARAAYPADSPRKLRRISVG, from the coding sequence ATGGACCCCACCACCGACATGCGGCTCGCCGCCGCCGACGCCCGCTGCGGCCGGGCGGCGCCCTCGCCGTACCTGGAGAAGCTGCAACGCCACGGCTTCGTCGTCCTGGAGCCCGAGGGCCCGGACCAGATGTCCCTGGAGGACATCATGGCGCCGCTCGGCGAGGGGGCGGCGTACGGCTTCGGCAGCCAGCTCATCCAGGAGCAGCGGCCCGGCACGGACAACTCCCAGTTCCGCACCGGCGCCATCCCGATGCACGTCGACGGGCACCTGAACGCCAACAAGGTCAGCTACATCGGGCTGGAGTGCCTGGAAGCCCCGTACGAGGGCGGCGAGACGCTGGTCGCCGGCAGCGCCGCGTTCTTCGCCGCCGCCCCCGCCGACCTGGTGGAGACCCTGCGCGGCCTGGAGATCGAGTACTGGTCCCGGGTCTCGGGCTTCTACGTGGAGCGGCCCGACGGCAACCCGGTCGTGGCGCCGGTCCAGGTGGACCCGGTCACCGGCGGGGACGCCCTGTGGGTCGGACTGGACTACCCGCCGGACCCGGAACGCAACTTCGGTGCGGCCGTACGCGGTTACACCCCGGAGCAGAGCACCGCGTTGTTCGAGGTGCTGGACCGCTGGCTGACCGCCCCCGAGGTGATGTACCCGCACCGGTGGCAGGCCGGCCAGGTGCTGGTCATGGACAACCGGCGGGTCGTGCACGCGCGCGCGGCCTACCCCGCGGACTCGCCGAGAAAGCTGCGCCGCATCTCGGTCGGTTGA
- a CDS encoding MFS transporter, whose translation MSDVAALPATGTGRDVRPLRPGIVLATLLSCQLLIVLDVTVMNVVLPRIRADLHFGATTLPWVLDAYTLAFGGLLLVSGRAGDLFGRRRLFITGVALFTAASLAGGLAQSPGWLLGARVAQGVGAAMAGPNALALLNTVFTEPKARMRALALYSGMASAGFAVGLILGGLLAQWLGWRAVLFINVPLGVPAVLLAWRYLPLVPRREGRLDLLGALTATGGVAALVYGFIQAATHGWGGLGIDLSLLTGAALLVAFVLVEQRAAQPLLPLVLFADRDRATAYANVFVGYMASMSMFFVLSLFMQDVRDAGPLATGFAFLPTAVLMFAMIRLAPTLLRRFGPKPVTMTGTVLLLAGLLLLTRLTVDTGYFPLVFVATVLMGCGTGLGLMPLAVIIMAKVPSSAAGSAGGAMQTIQQTGVTLGVAILTTVFGAYSRDATGTPKDAMVSGITAAFAAAAVMAALAFLGTFAFRSAKATATATAEATDSSKTGDR comes from the coding sequence ATGTCTGATGTCGCAGCGCTCCCGGCCACCGGAACCGGCCGGGACGTCCGCCCGCTCCGCCCCGGCATCGTGCTGGCCACCCTGCTCAGCTGCCAGTTGCTGATCGTCCTCGACGTCACGGTCATGAACGTGGTGCTGCCCCGCATCCGCGCCGACCTGCACTTCGGTGCCACCACGCTGCCCTGGGTCCTCGACGCCTACACCCTGGCCTTCGGCGGGCTGTTGCTGGTCAGCGGCCGGGCGGGCGACCTCTTCGGCCGGCGGCGGCTGTTCATCACGGGTGTCGCCCTGTTCACCGCCGCCTCGCTGGCCGGCGGCCTGGCACAGTCGCCGGGCTGGCTGCTGGGCGCCCGGGTCGCCCAGGGCGTGGGCGCCGCCATGGCCGGGCCGAACGCGCTGGCCCTGCTGAACACGGTCTTCACCGAGCCGAAGGCGCGGATGCGCGCCCTGGCGCTGTACTCGGGGATGGCCAGTGCCGGCTTCGCCGTCGGACTGATCCTCGGCGGACTGCTGGCCCAGTGGCTCGGCTGGCGGGCGGTGCTGTTCATCAACGTCCCGCTGGGCGTCCCGGCGGTCCTGCTGGCCTGGCGGTACCTGCCGCTCGTGCCGCGGCGGGAGGGCCGGCTGGACCTGCTGGGCGCGCTGACCGCGACGGGCGGGGTCGCCGCCCTGGTCTACGGCTTCATCCAGGCCGCGACGCACGGCTGGGGCGGGCTGGGCATCGACCTCTCGCTGCTCACGGGCGCGGCCCTGCTCGTGGCCTTCGTCCTGGTGGAGCAGCGGGCGGCCCAACCCCTGCTGCCGCTGGTGCTGTTCGCCGACCGCGACCGCGCCACCGCCTACGCCAACGTGTTCGTCGGCTACATGGCGAGCATGTCGATGTTCTTCGTGCTCTCCCTGTTCATGCAGGACGTACGGGACGCGGGCCCGCTGGCGACCGGGTTCGCGTTCCTCCCGACGGCCGTGCTGATGTTCGCGATGATCCGGCTGGCGCCCACACTGCTGCGGCGCTTCGGACCGAAGCCGGTGACCATGACCGGCACCGTGCTGCTGCTCGCCGGGCTGCTCCTGCTGACCCGACTGACCGTCGACACCGGCTACTTCCCGCTGGTGTTCGTGGCGACCGTGCTGATGGGCTGCGGCACCGGCCTGGGGCTGATGCCGCTGGCCGTGATCATCATGGCGAAGGTGCCGTCCAGTGCGGCCGGGTCCGCCGGCGGCGCGATGCAGACCATCCAGCAGACCGGGGTCACCCTCGGCGTGGCCATCCTGACCACGGTGTTCGGGGCGTACTCCCGGGACGCGACCGGGACCCCGAAGGACGCCATGGTCAGCGGCATCACCGCAGCGTTCGCCGCCGCCGCCGTGATGGCCGCGCTGGCGTTCCTGGGGACCTTCGCCTTCCGTTCCGCGAAGGCGACTGCGACGGCAACTGCGGAAGCAACCGACTCTTCGAAGACGGGAGACCGATGA
- a CDS encoding cytochrome P450 family protein: MSSTVNADSVPADSVHRLTEDFFQDPHAEYRRLNELGPVHRVEFPSGVRAWLVTGYEEAKQALTDPTVSKELYGPAGELAQANGNAVLRLDPPVNDHMLYSDPPRHARLRKTAMKALSSRVVHDFTPRIERIAQELLDGIEGKETVDLLAEYAYPFSCTVICELIGIDAADRGEFEKSLTTQVSTADAAERHAAAAAFGNYVNRLIDARERTGGNDLMSELLAPADDGDRLDRRELVAMVNVILLGSQETTSGLIGNAVLMLQDRPELRAQLLREPGLTPAFLEEVLRYESSGNISSYRFTTAPVRIGGRTIEGGQILLVAVASANRDPRQFDRPHELDPHRADNRHLAFGHGIHRCPGAALARVDTRIGLSALLNRFPDLSLAVPAGELRWQPSLIARSLVSLPVRLGTA; this comes from the coding sequence ATGAGCAGCACCGTGAACGCGGACTCCGTACCCGCGGACTCCGTGCACCGGCTGACGGAGGACTTCTTCCAGGACCCGCACGCCGAGTACCGGCGGCTGAACGAACTCGGCCCGGTCCACCGGGTGGAGTTCCCCAGCGGCGTGCGCGCCTGGCTCGTCACCGGCTACGAGGAAGCCAAGCAGGCCCTGACGGACCCCACCGTCAGCAAGGAGCTCTACGGCCCGGCCGGCGAGCTCGCGCAGGCCAACGGCAACGCCGTGCTGCGGCTCGACCCGCCGGTCAACGACCACATGCTCTACTCCGACCCGCCGCGCCACGCCCGGCTGCGGAAGACCGCCATGAAGGCGCTGTCCAGCCGGGTGGTGCACGACTTCACCCCCAGGATCGAGCGGATCGCGCAGGAACTGCTCGACGGCATCGAGGGCAAGGAGACCGTCGACCTGCTGGCGGAGTACGCGTACCCGTTCTCCTGCACCGTGATCTGCGAGCTGATCGGCATCGACGCCGCCGACCGCGGCGAGTTCGAGAAGTCCCTGACCACGCAGGTGTCCACCGCGGACGCGGCCGAACGGCACGCCGCGGCCGCCGCCTTCGGGAACTACGTGAACCGCCTCATCGACGCCCGGGAGCGCACGGGCGGCAACGACCTGATGTCGGAGCTGCTGGCCCCGGCCGACGACGGCGACCGGCTCGACCGGCGCGAACTCGTCGCCATGGTGAACGTCATCCTGCTCGGCAGCCAGGAGACCACCTCCGGTCTGATCGGCAACGCGGTCCTGATGCTGCAGGACCGCCCCGAGCTGCGCGCGCAGCTGCTGCGGGAGCCGGGCCTGACGCCGGCGTTCCTGGAGGAGGTGCTGCGGTACGAGAGCTCGGGGAACATCTCCAGCTACCGCTTCACGACCGCACCCGTCCGGATCGGCGGGCGGACCATCGAGGGCGGGCAGATCCTCCTGGTCGCCGTGGCCTCCGCCAACCGCGACCCCCGGCAGTTCGACCGGCCCCACGAGCTGGACCCGCACCGCGCGGACAACCGGCACCTCGCCTTCGGCCACGGCATCCACCGCTGCCCCGGCGCCGCCCTGGCCCGGGTGGACACCCGGATCGGGCTCTCCGCCCTGCTGAACCGCTTCCCCGACCTCTCGCTCGCCGTGCCCGCCGGTGAACTGCGCTGGCAGCCGAGCCTGATCGCCCGCTCGCTGGTCTCCCTGCCGGTCCGGCTGGGCACCGCGTGA
- the ccrA gene encoding crotonyl-CoA carboxylase/reductase: MDELARAVVTGASPEVIERTPLPAEYLAAHLRIEDVGLFSGQEDKDVRQSIRLGPVPMPELAPDEVLIAVMASALNYNTIWSATFEPLPSFNFLQYYGKQGGWAARHDQPYHVIGSDAAGVVVRAGSGVRNVKIGDHVVVATAHVDDQDPVTHADGMLGAEQRAWGFETNFGGLAHYAVARASQLLPKAAHLSWEEAAVNPLCAGTAYRMLVSERGANMRQGDVVLIWGAAGGLGGYAAQFVRNGGGIPVGIVSSDEKADIAKRLGCELVIDRREIGELSADPEVTLKAGKRLGRIIREKIGEDPNIVFEHVGRDTFGVSVFVARRGGTIVTCGSSTGYQHTFDNRYLWMRLKKIVGSHGANLHEQWQTNRLIQQGRIFPIISGAYPLEAVGEAARAIQQNRHTGKVGILCLAPEAGLGVTDGGLRARIGEERVTPLMAGTR, translated from the coding sequence ATGGACGAACTCGCCCGCGCCGTGGTGACAGGAGCCTCTCCCGAGGTCATCGAGCGCACGCCGCTCCCCGCCGAGTACCTGGCCGCCCACCTGAGAATCGAGGACGTCGGCCTGTTCTCCGGCCAGGAGGACAAGGACGTCCGCCAGTCGATCCGGCTGGGCCCGGTCCCGATGCCGGAGCTCGCCCCCGACGAGGTGCTCATCGCGGTGATGGCCTCCGCGCTGAACTACAACACCATCTGGTCGGCGACCTTCGAGCCGCTGCCCAGCTTCAACTTCCTGCAGTACTACGGCAAGCAGGGCGGTTGGGCGGCGCGGCACGACCAGCCGTACCACGTGATCGGCTCGGACGCGGCCGGCGTGGTCGTGCGGGCCGGCAGCGGCGTGCGCAACGTGAAGATCGGCGACCACGTGGTGGTGGCGACCGCGCACGTCGACGACCAGGACCCGGTCACCCACGCCGACGGCATGCTCGGCGCGGAGCAGCGGGCCTGGGGGTTCGAGACCAACTTCGGCGGCCTCGCCCACTACGCGGTGGCGCGGGCCAGCCAGCTGCTGCCCAAGGCCGCCCACCTGAGCTGGGAGGAGGCGGCCGTCAACCCGCTGTGCGCCGGCACGGCCTACCGGATGCTGGTCAGCGAGCGCGGCGCCAACATGCGGCAGGGCGACGTCGTGCTGATCTGGGGCGCGGCCGGCGGACTCGGCGGGTACGCCGCCCAGTTCGTGCGCAACGGGGGCGGCATCCCGGTCGGGATCGTCAGCTCGGACGAGAAGGCCGACATCGCGAAGCGCCTGGGCTGCGAGCTGGTGATCGACCGGCGCGAGATCGGGGAGCTCTCCGCCGACCCGGAGGTCACCCTGAAGGCGGGCAAGCGCCTGGGGCGGATCATCCGGGAGAAGATCGGCGAGGACCCCAACATCGTCTTCGAGCACGTCGGCCGGGACACCTTCGGCGTCTCGGTGTTCGTGGCCCGGCGCGGCGGCACCATCGTGACCTGCGGGTCCAGCACCGGCTACCAGCACACCTTCGACAACCGCTACCTGTGGATGCGGCTGAAGAAGATCGTCGGCAGCCACGGCGCCAACCTGCACGAACAGTGGCAGACCAACCGGCTGATCCAGCAGGGCCGGATCTTCCCGATCATCTCCGGGGCGTACCCGCTGGAGGCGGTCGGCGAGGCCGCCCGCGCAATCCAGCAGAACCGGCACACCGGCAAGGTCGGCATCCTCTGCCTGGCCCCGGAGGCGGGCCTCGGCGTCACGGACGGCGGGCTGCGGGCGCGGATCGGCGAGGAGCGGGTGACGCCGTTGATGGCGGGCACCCGGTGA
- a CDS encoding RidA family protein yields MSRIAVQTPSAPTPVGSYSQGARRGTLLQVAGQGGTDPATGKLVPGGVAEQTTRTLRNIEAILRSEGASFADVIMVRVHIAHAHDFPAMDAAYAAFLGQPFPARTTVIVGLLSGMLVEIDALAALPDH; encoded by the coding sequence ATGTCCAGAATTGCCGTCCAGACCCCCTCCGCCCCCACCCCGGTCGGCAGCTACTCCCAGGGTGCCCGCCGCGGCACCCTCCTCCAGGTCGCCGGCCAGGGCGGCACCGACCCGGCGACCGGAAAACTCGTCCCCGGCGGAGTCGCCGAACAGACCACTCGTACACTGCGCAACATCGAGGCCATTCTCCGCTCCGAGGGAGCGAGCTTCGCCGACGTCATCATGGTCCGCGTCCATATCGCACACGCGCACGATTTCCCCGCCATGGACGCCGCCTACGCCGCATTCCTCGGCCAGCCCTTTCCGGCCCGCACCACCGTGATCGTCGGCCTCCTCTCCGGAATGCTCGTGGAGATCGACGCCCTCGCCGCCCTCCCCGACCACTGA